In the Desulfosporosinus acidiphilus SJ4 genome, GTTGCCGCGTCAAGAATCGCTTGATATTTTTCCTCACGGGGTCTACTCATTAGGAAGGACTCCCTTCAATCACAGATAACTCCATCTAAGCAATAGTTAGATGATATCATATTTTTTGATTTTCATAAATACTTCAAGACAACTTGGTACCCGCTAACGATTTCCCCCGGTCGGTAAGCACCCAAAAAGAATAGGTTTCTGAGGAGGCGAATCCACAACCTTGACAATGGCTGCTGCATTCGCTTGAACCGCAATTAACACTGCAAGCCTGTCCATAGTTCTCTCTGCGAACGTAACCCATGTGTTCCATTTGTTCCAAAGCGCTATCTATTTCCCTTTGCGAAGAATTTAATTCTTGAGCAAGTTGAGTCAATGATAATGATTCTTTGCGAGCCAAGATGTTTAAAATACTAGTAAGCATTCGAGACCACCTCCAGGAGTTAAATTCAATTAGCGAAAGCCCAAGGCTAGACCTCCGTGAAAGATAATCCACCCCACGATAAAACTTAAGATTAAGTTATAAGCGATCCCAAAACCAGTCCAACGCAGACTGCCGGACTCTTTATACGTCGTCACGACCGAGGCTAAACAGGGAATGTAGAGCATATACACTACTAAAAACGTATAGGCTCGCAAAGGAGACATGGCTCCGGTCATCGCCTGGGCAATTGATTGTGAGGCATCGGCTGCAACACCATATAAAATCCCCAAAGTCGATAACGTAGTTTCTTTAGCCGTAAAGCCAAAAACTATAGCAACCATAATCTTCCAGTCAAAACCAAGGGGTTTTCCGATGAATTCCAACCATCCTCCCATCTTACCGGCCCAAGTTAAGTTCATGGGAACTCCTTGGGGGAAAGAACTCAGCACCCAGACCACAATAGAAGCACCTAATATAAATGTCCAAGCTCTCTTCAGAAACGTGTAAGTTTTATGCCAAGTTGGCAATAAAACATTACGCAGGGTGGGAAGATGATACAAAGGCAATTCCATAACAAAGGCTGAGCGTTCTTTCTGATTGACAACTCTCCGCATAAATAAAGCAGAGATCATGACAAGAAGTAAACTAATAAGCATAAGACTTAACATAACCATAGCTCCGCGAGTTCCAGGAAAGAATGCCGCGACGACAGCACTCATAACTCCTAACCTCGGTACGCAGGGAATTAAGGGATTCAGCAGCATTGTAATCAATCGATCCTTGGGATCTTCAAGGGTTCGTGTGGCCATAATTCCCGGAACATTACATCCGAAACTGGATACCAAGGAAAAAAATGATTTGCCATGCAAACCCATCAATTGCATCAAGCGATCACCTAAGAAAGCAGCCCTGGCCAAATATCCGCTGTCTTGCAGAAAGGAGAAAAAAGCAAAGAAAATAGCAATTTGCGGAACAAAAGCCAGAACAGCCCCAACTCCGGCAAAAATCCCATCCCTGATCAGGCTCAATAGAAAAACAGGTGCGTGTACCCATTGCAATAAGTCGACTAAACGATCAGCAGCCCATGCCATTCCTTGAGAAACAGCATTTCCTAAAGGGGCACTGGCGATAAAGGAAGCCCAAAATACAAGGGCAAGAACCAGGATCATGATGGGATATCCCCATAAAGGGGATAAAATCCAACGATCCAAGGAATCAGTACGGGAAGGTTTCTTAAGAGCCTCTTGAGTTAAAAACTTGGGTAAGATCTGAGATATATAGTTATACTTCGCATCAGCAAAAGCCATTTCGAAATGGTCTTTAGTCCATCCTTCTTCCTCAAAGGTACGCAGCAAATCATCTCCCGGAAGCTCTGCCGCGTTCATAAGCCTGTATTTTAAAGCATCGCCCGAATCACAGCAAGAATCGCGCTGCCTACTCTTTGAAGAATCTGAAGAAGAGATTGCCGTCCATTCTTGTCCTATCTCCTGATCTCTCTCTAAACGTTTAAGGGCTAACCACCGTAATGGATACTTAGAAGCCCAGACCGTATCTTTTAAAAGAGTCTCCATCGCTTGAATTTTCTCTTCGAGCTCAGCCGGATAGGGCACTTCACGAATTACAGGGTCCTCCTTCATGAGTCCAACGTTAATAGCTTCTGCTAAGAACTGCTCAATTCCGATCCCCTTGGCTGCCACAATCTCAACCACTGGGACATTGAAGGCTCTTGCCAGCTCAGTGGTATGTAAGATTATGCCCGAGGATTTTGCTAAGTCCATCATATTGAGTCCAATGACTACGCGTGGAGCTAGCTCAAGAATCTGAAGAACCAAATAAAGATTCCTTTCGATATTAGAAGCATCTACCATAGCCATTACGACATCTGGTTTTTCACGGAGAATATATTCACGAGTTACAATCTCTTCCTGAGTATAAGCCGTCAAACTATATGTCCCCGGCAGGTCAATTAATTCGATGTCAAGATTATCCCGGCGTATATATCCCGTTTTACGTTCAACCGTTTTACCCGCCCAATTTCCTACCTGTTGATTTGACCCTGTTAGAGCATTAAAAACCGTACTCTTCCCAACGTTAGGATTGCCTACTAGAGCAATTTTCATGGCACAGCCGCCCTCCTTCTCAAAGCATTGTTAACTATGTCAAAGCGGCAAATTGATTTATCGTTATCCATCAGCGGCTGGCCAAGGAATGTCGATTAAAGTCTTGTTGCTTCTCTGAGACAACTATTTTGGCACATTCTCCGCGACGCATGGCAAGATAATAACCTTTTAGGCGAATTTGAAGCGGACCTCCCATAGGAGCGCAACGGACAACCTCCAGTTCGACTCCCGGTACAATTCCCATATCCATCATCCGGCGGCGCAATGCTCCTCCGCCGTTAATGCGCTCGACACAAGCCCGTTCTCCAGGTTTTAACTCTCCAAGACAGCGTTCCATGTTGATCCCTCCTCCGCAATTGATACTCATTCTCAATAAAATAGGCAACTTAATTGAGAATCTATCTCATTTGTTTATAGCATACTATTCTTTCTTGACCTTGTCAATATGATTAATTCCCTGCAGCGTCATAATCCTGAATTCGCTGAATTCTGACTACGTCGCTAATCAGCAAAACTTACAGCCCCAGTAAGTAACATTTCCTTTATAATTTTTTTGCTCACTCTCTGTCCCAAGGCAATACTTAGAAATAAGCGAACCTTTTCAGTCGATAAATCGGAAGCAAACCAGGCACCAATACGTTCGAGATCAGCTCCACCGCCAGGATATCCATAGACGGGAGAAGTTCGTCCGAATAAACAGCGTGACGTTATCACCACTGGAATACCTCTCTCAACTATCTCTGCGATTTCCGGAACGAGATGAGGCGGTAAATTACCTCGACCGAAAGCTTCAATAACCAAAGCACCTGTTTTCTCTTGCGTTATTGAGCGTAGAATATTATTGGGCATACCCGTATAGACCTTGCAAATAGCAACATCAGCCAAATTCTGGGGGACGCCGAGTTTGATCGTTTTTTCCGGCATACGGTGCCAAATGACCTCTCCTGTATCAATGGTCCCTAAATCACCTTTCTCCCCGGAATTAAAGGCATCAACGTGATTTGTGTGCAGTTTCCTGACATCTCTGGCTGCGTGAATTTGTTCATTAAGTGCGATCACAACTCCACGACCTACAGCACGAGGATCAAGGGCAATCCGCATAGCGTTTGTTAAATTGCGCGGCCCGTCGGAGTCTGCTTCCGAAGCGTCTCTCTGGGAAGCCGTTAATATTATCGGCCTAGGGTCCTTAATCGTTATATCTAAAAAATAGGCCGTTTCTTCAAGGGTATCTGTTCCATGAGTCACAACAATTCCTCTTAAGGAAGAATCCTTAGATAACCATTCTTCAATGACAGAGGCTAACCTCTTCATTTGATTTAAGTCCATATTACAACTTGCTACATTACTGAAATCGCATACATCCCACTTGGCGTGTCTTGTAAGTTCGGGAATACTTTCCAGAAGTTCATGCCCACTCACCGCAGGTACCGCTTTCCCTGCCTTATCTTTGCGCATAGCTATTGTTCCGCCGGTAGCGATAAGAAGAACCTTTTCCAAGACTATCCCTCCATTGAAGATGTTATATTTAGCTCTGAAAGAAGACTTTGAAGCCTAGCAACATGATATTTTTTAGAGATAACGTCACCATACCAATAACAATCTAGAATATCCGCGTCTTTCACCAGTTCTTCAAGAGGTGAACCTACTTCTTCTTTTTTCGAATGATTAATGATCGCTTGAACTATCCGCTCTTGGTTTATTGGAGAAATACTTTGCTGTGCTAAAAAGTGACGGGCAAAATCTTCTCCCTGAGGGGCATGGTTTTCTTGGCGACCGGTGACCCAGCGCCCACAATCATGTAATGCACAAGCTAAGGCTGCTTGTTCACTATCCACATGACGCTTCTGTGCTAATAGCCTACCAATCTGAGCGCAGCTAGTCAAATGAACTTTTTCCCAAAGGATCGGATAATCCCGTTCCATTTCTTTAAGTTCCATTTGATCCAAGAGGTGATAAATATCATGTAATTTTTTAATGAATTCCGTATTCATAGCCGTTATCCCTTCCTTAATTTTACAGTTAAAAAAGTAAAATTAAATTATAAATTTCTCATATCTTATCCTAAGAGTACCGATAAAGGAGGAGGATATAATTGAATTGGACACCAACCGTACGACATCTCATGGATAACCGCCTGTGGGTCCTTGGCTATGTTTCCGATGATTATCCCGGAGATTTGCGAGGAATAGATTCGATTCGCCAACAAGGATCCCACATCGATGTATACGCAGACTTCGCTTTTCAGCTTCAGACGAATGGTTTTTTTACAGGGCAGATTAATAATCTCGCTTTACAAGAAGGTCTGGCACGAAACATTGCACCACTCATTCTGTTCCATAATTTTAATGGAAGAATTTTTGATCCAATACCCATACGGACTGTTCTTGCCTCAACCTCTTCCCAAAAAAATTGTATCCAACAAATGATCAATTTACTGCCGCCTTCCGCAGCCGGTGTACATGTGGATTTTGAGGGAGTCGAAGCCCCGTACCGAATTCCTTTTATCGCTTTTCTTGAATCTCTTCGAGCTGTTTTGCATGACAGAGGTTTACTCTTAACTATTGCCGTCCCTGCAAAGCGTTCAGAATGGGAAGCTCCGGGCTATGACTTCACAGAAATAGGAAGGTTATGTGATGCAATCACTCTTATGACCTACGACGAACACTTTTCCGGCGGATCTCCGGGCCCAATTGCCAGTTTGCCATGGATGACTCAGACGCTCGACTATGCAATACGTTATCTCCCTCAGGACAAACTATTATTAGGAATACCTGTTTATGGATACGACTGGTCCAACGAAGCCACTCAAATAGTGCCAATGCGTGACATTCCTGGTTTAGCTGCTAAAGCCAACGCCCGTATCCTTTGGTCCGATACAGCTGTTGAACCATATTTCTACTATTGGCTCAGCCGCTCCCGCCATAGTGTTTGGTTTGAAAATGAGATTTCAACCAAAATCCGTCTTGGTTTTGTTAAAAGTTACCGTTTAAGAGGTATTGCTATTTGGCGCCTGGGATATGAGACCAATCGGTTTTGGCAAGGAGTTACCAGTAAATTAAAAAAATAATTAAATCTTGTTCCTTCAATAAATAAAGAGAAATAGAGAGACATCCCCATAAAGGATGCTCTTTTTACTTGTTTCTTTATTTATTTCCCCTTATTATTGAGATAACAAATCATAATTGGGTTACGAATTAAACAGAATTTATGATGATAATGACCATCAGAAAAAAAACAACGAATACAACAGTAACTCTGAAAGGTGAATTAATGACCGATCGAATACGAACGAGTTCAATTCCGAGCATACTCTTGCCTCCTGTAAATAATGTATGCTCTCGTCAGTTTTAGTGTTATTTTATGGTCTTAGTATAACATTAAACTCCGATTAAATAAATTTGCATTGAGGATGGAAAAGAGGTCTTATTGTGCTTACACCTAATGAACTCCTGCGTTTTTCTCTGTTCTCATCGTTAACAGAAGACGATCTGTCCCCGCTCATTCCCCATCTCCTAGAACGTCATTACCGGAAGGGACAGCTTTTGTTTGTGGAAGGAGAAATCGGCACCTGCGTTTATTTTGTGCATTCAGGACAAGTAAAACTTAGTAAACGATCTCCTGAAGGTGATGAACAAATTCTCGACTGGTATGGCCCTTACGATAGCTTTGCCGAAATTTTGCTCTTAGAGGCAGGCCCATATCCTGCAACCGCTGAAGTGCTTCAAGATACTGTTTTATTTGTCCTAGACAATGAGATTATGCCCCAAATCCTTGAGGTCAGCCCCACACTCTCTTTAGCCCTTATTCGTACTTTAAACCGCAGGCTAAGATTAGCTCAAGAGTTTATCCGAATTTTAACCAATCGCTCTACCTCGGGAATATTGGCTGCGCTCTTTCTGCGTCTGGCTCAGCCTGCGGCTTCTCCGGGAGAACCCATTTTTATCGATGCTTCTATCACGCATCGTGATCTTGCCAATATGATTGGGACAAGCCGGGAATGTGTCAACCGGGCTATCAACGGATGGAAGAAGACCGGAATACTTAGACAGGTCGACGACCGCTTAGAAATTATCAAACCCCATGAACTAGCCGATTGGCCTTAATTAATTTCTAGGTCCTGTATGTTTACGGATTCGAATTGATTTATTATCTGCCAGCAGTCAGACCAACTCATGTTTAGTTGACGCCTCCAAAAAATCATGGCGGCTCGTGTCTTCTCATTAACCCGATCATTGAACATGCTTTGATTAGGGATCTTCCCTCCCCATGCTTTAACCCATTCGAGATAGCAATGAATCTGTTCTGCTGCCTGCCGCTTCAAATATCGAATGGTGTAAATAATTGTCAGCCAATGGATAACCTCCTCTTCGACGCCACGTATAAAAACTTGCCCATCTAAATCTTCACCGGCAATTATCAAGAGCAGACAAAGAAAATGTACTCGAACTGCTTGACGCAAAGAGTCAGGATTCATCTGAAAAATCTCAGCAAACCTTCCTAAAGGCTTTAGGAAAACCTTTACACTTGGATCTCGATAAGTGCAAACTCCAAAGGCCGATAGTGAAACTGGGAAGACATCTTCTAAACCGCTCTCTTGCAATTGGCCTAATAAATCTTGTTCAGCTTGCACTAAGCGTTGTTCTCTCGTTAATAGTTCATCCGTGGTTTCTTTTAAAAAAGCCTCAGCATCTTTTGGACGTTCCGGAAGAGAATCCGACCATTCCCTTAACCGCGAGCGCCTGGGCATTAATAGCTCGATCATCGAGCCTGTTTCTTGATGCAAGCGTTTAAAGCCCTGCCGAACACGTTCAGGATCTCGGTATACCCCCCGCATCATTGTTTCAGCCGCACGGGGTATTTCCATGGATTCCTCAAACTTCACAATTGCTGCTCCGTTTCGTTCCGGAAATTTTAGCCCCATGGACTGCTCTATCTCTAATCTCAGCGAAGACACCACCAATCCCTCCTTAGCCTTGTCTCTTGTTTCATCATATGGATTCAAGAACCGATTAAGACCAAACCTTGCGTAAAGTTGACCACCAATGACCCTTTTGTTAAAATAAGTAAAAAATGACATCAGAAACGAGCTGACTTACATGTCTGAGCTTACCTTTC is a window encoding:
- a CDS encoding glycosyl hydrolase family 18 protein gives rise to the protein MNWTPTVRHLMDNRLWVLGYVSDDYPGDLRGIDSIRQQGSHIDVYADFAFQLQTNGFFTGQINNLALQEGLARNIAPLILFHNFNGRIFDPIPIRTVLASTSSQKNCIQQMINLLPPSAAGVHVDFEGVEAPYRIPFIAFLESLRAVLHDRGLLLTIAVPAKRSEWEAPGYDFTEIGRLCDAITLMTYDEHFSGGSPGPIASLPWMTQTLDYAIRYLPQDKLLLGIPVYGYDWSNEATQIVPMRDIPGLAAKANARILWSDTAVEPYFYYWLSRSRHSVWFENEISTKIRLGFVKSYRLRGIAIWRLGYETNRFWQGVTSKLKK
- a CDS encoding asparaginase; translated protein: MEKVLLIATGGTIAMRKDKAGKAVPAVSGHELLESIPELTRHAKWDVCDFSNVASCNMDLNQMKRLASVIEEWLSKDSSLRGIVVTHGTDTLEETAYFLDITIKDPRPIILTASQRDASEADSDGPRNLTNAMRIALDPRAVGRGVVIALNEQIHAARDVRKLHTNHVDAFNSGEKGDLGTIDTGEVIWHRMPEKTIKLGVPQNLADVAICKVYTGMPNNILRSITQEKTGALVIEAFGRGNLPPHLVPEIAEIVERGIPVVITSRCLFGRTSPVYGYPGGGADLERIGAWFASDLSTEKVRLFLSIALGQRVSKKIIKEMLLTGAVSFAD
- a CDS encoding FeoA family protein, with the protein product MERCLGELKPGERACVERINGGGALRRRMMDMGIVPGVELEVVRCAPMGGPLQIRLKGYYLAMRRGECAKIVVSEKQQDFNRHSLASR
- a CDS encoding HD domain-containing protein is translated as MNTEFIKKLHDIYHLLDQMELKEMERDYPILWEKVHLTSCAQIGRLLAQKRHVDSEQAALACALHDCGRWVTGRQENHAPQGEDFARHFLAQQSISPINQERIVQAIINHSKKEEVGSPLEELVKDADILDCYWYGDVISKKYHVARLQSLLSELNITSSMEG
- the feoB gene encoding ferrous iron transport protein B, whose product is MKIALVGNPNVGKSTVFNALTGSNQQVGNWAGKTVERKTGYIRRDNLDIELIDLPGTYSLTAYTQEEIVTREYILREKPDVVMAMVDASNIERNLYLVLQILELAPRVVIGLNMMDLAKSSGIILHTTELARAFNVPVVEIVAAKGIGIEQFLAEAINVGLMKEDPVIREVPYPAELEEKIQAMETLLKDTVWASKYPLRWLALKRLERDQEIGQEWTAISSSDSSKSRQRDSCCDSGDALKYRLMNAAELPGDDLLRTFEEEGWTKDHFEMAFADAKYNYISQILPKFLTQEALKKPSRTDSLDRWILSPLWGYPIMILVLALVFWASFIASAPLGNAVSQGMAWAADRLVDLLQWVHAPVFLLSLIRDGIFAGVGAVLAFVPQIAIFFAFFSFLQDSGYLARAAFLGDRLMQLMGLHGKSFFSLVSSFGCNVPGIMATRTLEDPKDRLITMLLNPLIPCVPRLGVMSAVVAAFFPGTRGAMVMLSLMLISLLLVMISALFMRRVVNQKERSAFVMELPLYHLPTLRNVLLPTWHKTYTFLKRAWTFILGASIVVWVLSSFPQGVPMNLTWAGKMGGWLEFIGKPLGFDWKIMVAIVFGFTAKETTLSTLGILYGVAADASQSIAQAMTGAMSPLRAYTFLVVYMLYIPCLASVVTTYKESGSLRWTGFGIAYNLILSFIVGWIIFHGGLALGFR
- a CDS encoding Crp/Fnr family transcriptional regulator, whose amino-acid sequence is MLTPNELLRFSLFSSLTEDDLSPLIPHLLERHYRKGQLLFVEGEIGTCVYFVHSGQVKLSKRSPEGDEQILDWYGPYDSFAEILLLEAGPYPATAEVLQDTVLFVLDNEIMPQILEVSPTLSLALIRTLNRRLRLAQEFIRILTNRSTSGILAALFLRLAQPAASPGEPIFIDASITHRDLANMIGTSRECVNRAINGWKKTGILRQVDDRLEIIKPHELADWP
- a CDS encoding FeoC-like transcriptional regulator, with translation MLTSILNILARKESLSLTQLAQELNSSQREIDSALEQMEHMGYVRRENYGQACSVNCGSSECSSHCQGCGFASSETYSFWVLTDRGKSLAGTKLS